Sequence from the Camelus bactrianus isolate YW-2024 breed Bactrian camel chromosome 21, ASM4877302v1, whole genome shotgun sequence genome:
ACTATGGCCACTACACAGCCCTATGCCGGTGCCAGACTGGCTGGCATGTCTACAATGACTCTCGGTGAGAGCAGCCTCCTATCCAACTCCTGCCCCATTCCTGCTGCAGCCCTGACACCCTTCCGTAATATGAAGCCCTAGGAGAACAGAGTGCCTCGTAAAAGGAGAGGGGGTCTTTCTTGATCACTACCTGGATGCTGTGAGGTTGATCTTGGTGGGTAGGGGGTAATATACAGGAATGATCACACCGCTTTCCCCATCTCCGTTCTTCCTAGTGTCTCCCCTGTCAGTGAAAACCAAGTGGCATCCAGTGAGGGCTACGTGCTGTTCTACCAACTGATGCAGGAGCCACCCCGGTGCCTGTGACACCCTCTTTAAGCCCTGGCACCTGTGAAACCCTTTCAACACCCTTAAGCCCCAAGCTCCCCGTTTACCTCAGAGACGtctatttttgtgtctttttaatcggggaggggggagggggtggtggtacctcccattattttttttattaagaagtATCCTTCCACCTGGAGGCTCCCTTGTCTCCCAGCCCCATGTACAAagctccccagccccctgcctgtGTACAGCCCCCAGACCCTCTACAATCTCACTTTTTGTGAataaatttattaagaaaaagataTCGTTATTTGTATTTGTGCGTAGGGGGTGGGGATACAGAACTGGGCCGAATTGTAGTCTTCCTaggactcagtttcctctctgaACAGATGGGGCGTGCTCAGCCTTGTGGGTGGGATTGAGGACGACGGTGCCCGACCGGGACACGCTGATGCCAACGTTTGCCCAAGCAGCGAAGGCTTACATGGGAGGAAACGGGAAGGCGAGCTTGAGACTCGTGAAGCTGCGGGGAAGCCTGGAACTAGAGTGCAGGCACTGGGTCGACGGGTTTTGCCGGCAAAGGGGGCTGCCCCTCGAGAGCGAGGCACCCAAGGACCCCTGTTGACAAACACAGTACGTTGCCGGGCGGCCCTAGCTCCCGTAGGCCCAGGCTGTTGCTAACATCAAGGAGCTGTTTATGGAGCTGCCTCCCCACAGACCAGCCTCGAGTGTCCCTATCTACTCTCCCTACAACGAAAGCTCATGGGGCCCTTCCTCCAGGGTTCTCACCCTAACTGGGCTTGAGAAGCTTGAGCTGGGGAATGCAAACCAGGATCTAGCTCTCGTCACTCCAGCCCTGAGGGGAGGGTGGTGCTGGATATGGCCACTGTCTACAAATCGGCGCCGAACCAGTTACCTCCAGCACCGCAGAGCTGCTATCTCTCCGCCTTTGCGGGAGGAGGAGCCACTGTCAGTTCAGTATTTTCACTGGTGGATGTGATCCGGGACCTTCTAGGACTCACCAATCCAGAAGCAGAAAAAGTAGGTTCTGGAACTTGCCGCGAGAATAAAGTGGACGGGGAGTCAGAGAGACCTAAAAGGTTGGGGGCGGAGGCAGCGAACTGAAAACGTTAGGCCtagtgaggggtgggagggagagcgCTTCCGAACTCAGGCAGCCAGTAGGCGCCCCGAACCCTGCGCGGGAAGATAGCATGGGTGTGGTCCTTATCCCCCTCCCCGCGGAACGCCGGCTGGGTTTGTCTTGAGACCTATACCTCTTCTTTCCCCCTCATTTTTCTCACCTCTCTCTTTGGGTAAGTCCTGGGCCCTGGACAGGGACCTCACAGTTCCACCAGCCCATCCGCTGGCTCTGCCTTAGTTTTCCCTAAAGCAGTGAATGGCGGGGGTGGAACGCAGAACTGGCCAGGCTTTGGGAGAGCAAGGGGATTCCGGTCAGCCTGTCCGTATCGCCTCCTTTCCCCCAGGCTTCCCAATGGGTCGGACCGTGGTCGTCCTGGGCGGAGGCATCAGCGGCTTGGCCGCCAGTTACCACCTGATCCGGGCCTCCTGTCCGCCCAAGGTGAGTGCCCCAACCCGCCATGCCTGAGGGACCCTCCTTTAATACTCTGCTTCCATTTCCAGCAAGAAGGAATGCGCCCCCTCCTTCCCGTCCACACCCTTTAACCTGAGGCTATAGGCCGTGCTGCTGTCTCCCTCTTGTCCGCAGGTGGTCTTGGTGGAGGGCAGCAAGCGCCTAGGAGGCTGGATTCGCTCAGTAAGAGGACCAGATGGTGCTATCTTTGAACTTGGACCTCGAGGAATTCGGCCTGCAGGAGCCCTGGGAGCCCGGACCCTGCTCATGGTGAGCAGCTTGTGGAATGCCTAGGAGAGGTTGAGGAGAGGCCTTCGCTAGAAGATAGAGGTGATGGGAGGAAGTAGATTTGGTGGTCAGTCCTTTCCTTAGTTTCTCCTCTTTTTGAGGACATGTGGAGAGCAGGTTTCTGAGCTTGGCTTGGACTCACAAGTGTTACCTGTCCGGGGAGACCATCCAGCTGCCCAGAACAGGTTCCTGTATGTAGGTGGTGCCCTGCACGCCCTGCCGTCTGGCATCAGGTAACCGTATCACCTCCTTACTGCTGTCCTACTTTGTTTCATCATCACAtcccttccatttcctcatcacCCAGTCTGTTAGCCCTCCCAGCAAAAGGGgccaaataaatggaaatgacCCCTGGAGCTGGGGAGGTAAGTCAGAGCTCCCTCTTCACTTTGCCTTCCTCCATGCAGGGGGCTACTTCGCCCTTCACCTCCCTTCTCCAAACCTCTGTTTTGGGCTGGGCTAAGGGAGTTGACCACACCCCGGGGGAAAGACCCTGATGAGACTGTGCACAGTTTTGCCCAGCGCCGCCTTGGTCCTGAGGTAACACTGCCCAGAGGCCCCCACAACCCTGCCCTCCTAAATTAGCTGCAGAGCTCCTTACTCAGACCTACAGCCTAGGGTCTCTTCTGTATCATCTGAAAATGCCCTCTTCCCTTCATACCCAGTAGTCCCCAAAACTCAGTGTTGGGGGTGAATGCCTTCACTTCCGTCCCATTCTTCTGTTATGGTGGAACTGCTTCCCAACCAAACCCTACCCTACCTCCATTCCCTACCAAGCAGGGGCAGGGGAAATTAGTGCAGCTTATTCCTTGGACTCTCAATCCCAGTCTCACCCTTAAGGTGGCGTCTCTAGCCATGGACAGTCTCTGCCGCGGAGTGTTTGCTGGCAACAGCCGTGAGCTCAGCATCAGGTCCTGCTTTCCCAGTCTCTTCCAAGCTGAGCAAACCCATCGTTCCATATTactggggctgctgctgggggCAGGTGAGGGGGGGGTGTTGGTTCAAGGGTTGAAGATATTAAGGACTGCCAGAGTGAGGGACTGGAGGCAAGGGGTGCTATTCTAATGAttcttctctgcttccttccctgcAGGGCGGAGCCCACAGCCAGACTCAGCTCTCATTCGCCAAGCTAGAGCTGAGCGCTGGAGCCAGTGGTCACTCCGTGGAGGGCTGGAGACGTTGCCCCAGGCCCTTAACACCTATCTGACTAGTAGGGGTGTCAGTATTCTCAAAGGCCAGCCAGTCTGTGGGCTTAGCCTCCAGGCAGGAGGGCGCTGGAAGGTAGGAGAGCCCCCTGGAGTGTAACCAACCTGTGtgttagagttttcatctttgtCTAAATGCTTTAGTTGGCAAAACTGGAGTTACTCCTTGTTTTCCCGCCCTAGAAGCTATTTAAATAGGGGCTACCCCTGGTTCTTAGGCCTTATTTGTGGACCTTGCTCCAAGACCCATTTGATCCAAGTTTTTGGACTGAAGTAGTGCTTATAAGGCTCCCAGGTAGGAGAAAGAACCACCCAGCTCCCCTAAACATTTCAGAGTGGCCACACTGGCCTCTGGCCCAATTCCTGGAGTAATAGGGGGTTGATTTTTGTGCTGACTACTTAGTCATTCAGTCTCTTCATCCTGGGTCAGCACCTAGTCTCTCTCTTGCCACTTGGGTacctgggaaactgaggcaaaattcTCATGATCTGTGTGTCTTTCAATGTTTTCATCCTCCCAGGTGTCTCTAGGGCACAGCAGCCTGGAGGCTGACCACATTATTAGTGCCGTTCCAGCTTCAGGTAATGGGGTAgccaccctccccttccctaaCCAGGGTGAGGCAAACTGTAGCTTCTTCCTGGGCCAACAGAACCATACCATGCCCCTGAACTGGTCATCCCTGTGGGAGTCCAATCCCAAGGAGGGTTGGTGAAACTGTAGTGTGTCTGCCTCCTGAGGCTGGCCTCTGACTGCTCTCCTCTAGTACTCAGCAAGCTGCTCCCTACTGAGGCTGCACCTCTGGCTCGTGCCTTGAGTACCATCACTGCTGTGTCTGTGGCTGTGGTGAATCTACAATACCAAGGAGCTCGTCTGCCTGTCCAGGTGACAGAGGAAGGGGAGACATGGGCTCATCTGGAACCCTTCCCTCCTGACCCAGTCTTTTCCTGTTCGCCAGGGATTTGGACATTTGGTGCCATCCTCAGAAGATCCAGGCATCCTGGGAATCGTGTATGACTCAGTCGCTTTCCCTGAGCACGATGGGAGCCCCCCTGGTCTCAGACTGACTGTGAGAGAAGGCAGCTTTGCTTAGTGGGGGTTCCCAAAGGGCTCCTCTGTGCCCCAGTATAGGTAAGTCCAGGCTGGTCAGTGCCATATTCCCTCCCTAGGTGATGCTGGGAGGTTCCTGGTTACAGATGCTAGAAGCCAAGGGCTGTGTCTTATCTCAGGAGCTGTTCCAAcagaaggcagagaaagcagcTGCCACACAATTAGGTCTGAAGGAGCCACCAAGTCACTGCTTGGTCCATCTACACAAAGTGAGTTGGTAACACAAGATAAACACTTTTCAACTACCCCCTGAAGGCCTTGGAGGCAGGGACTAGTATATTTGTCATTGTCCATCTAGGCCTGGGACATCAGTAATAATTTTTTCCTTgtattcccttttctctctccagaACTCCATCCCTCAGTATACACTAGGCCACTGGCAAAAACTGGGTAAGTTGGGAAGGCAACTGGGCTGCGGAGAGCCATGGAGACCCCCACCTGTAacattcctttttatcttttccttccaGAGTCAGCTACCCAATTCCTGGCTGCTCAAAAGCTGCCCTTGACTCTGGCCGGAGCCTCCTATGAGGGGGTTGCTGTCAATGATTGCATAGAGAGTGGGCGCCAGGCAGCAGTCCAGGTCCTAGGCATAGACCCTAACAGTTGATCCTCAATTCCCACATCTTCCTGCCTCCTGCAGGTGGGGATTCTCTTACCCATGAAAATAAAAGTTGCTGGAGTTTAGCTTGGTCTGGCTGTTCCATCACCTACGGGCATAAGGAGGGGTTGGTGAGCAAAGACAGACAAAGGGTGCCTGGGATGCAGAAAGCAGGAACAGAGGTGAGACAGAGTcctttattagaaaatatatcaaaatccCAGCCTCCTGAGCCAGGTCCAGAAGAGGGAGCTACTCCAGCACTGGCACAAAGTACCCAGGGAGGGGCTTCCTTCAGACATACTTCCTGGGGACcataaatagaataaatattcaCAGAAGTCCCAGAAGAAGCCAGATCACTCTTCTCTCCATGGAAGAGGAAGGGATTTGGGGTCCAGCCCTGCTCCTACCCCATGGGCAGGGGACTCTCAGGAGTCATCACATAAAATCATGACATCAAGGATTCACAGTCATAAGCCCTGGCAGGTGACCCTAGAAATAGGGACCCCCCCAGGGCTAGAGGAGCTCAGCTCCAGTTCAGCAGTGAGGAGAGGCCTCTGCCCACAGCACAGCACTAGAGTTCA
This genomic interval carries:
- the PPOX gene encoding protoporphyrinogen oxidase isoform X1; its protein translation is MGRTVVVLGGGISGLAASYHLIRASCPPKVVLVEGSKRLGGWIRSVRGPDGAIFELGPRGIRPAGALGARTLLMFLLFLRTCGEQVSELGLDSQVLPVRGDHPAAQNRFLYVGGALHALPSGIRGLLRPSPPFSKPLFWAGLRELTTPRGKDPDETVHSFAQRRLGPEVASLAMDSLCRGVFAGNSRELSIRSCFPSLFQAEQTHRSILLGLLLGAGRSPQPDSALIRQARAERWSQWSLRGGLETLPQALNTYLTSRGVSILKGQPVCGLSLQAGGRWKVSLGHSSLEADHIISAVPASVLSKLLPTEAAPLARALSTITAVSVAVVNLQYQGARLPVQGFGHLVPSSEDPGILGIVYDSVAFPEHDGSPPGLRLTVMLGGSWLQMLEAKGCVLSQELFQQKAEKAAATQLGLKEPPSHCLVHLHKNSIPQYTLGHWQKLESATQFLAAQKLPLTLAGASYEGVAVNDCIESGRQAAVQVLGIDPNS
- the PPOX gene encoding protoporphyrinogen oxidase isoform X4, coding for MDSLCRGVFAGNSRELSIRSCFPSLFQAEQTHRSILLGLLLGAGRSPQPDSALIRQARAERWSQWSLRGGLETLPQALNTYLTSRGVSILKGQPVCGLSLQAGGRWKVSLGHSSLEADHIISAVPASVLSKLLPTEAAPLARALSTITAVSVAVVNLQYQGARLPVQGFGHLVPSSEDPGILGIVYDSVAFPEHDGSPPGLRLTVMLGGSWLQMLEAKGCVLSQELFQQKAEKAAATQLGLKEPPSHCLVHLHKNSIPQYTLGHWQKLESATQFLAAQKLPLTLAGASYEGVAVNDCIESGRQAAVQVLGIDPNS
- the PPOX gene encoding protoporphyrinogen oxidase isoform X2; its protein translation is MGRTVVVLGGGISGLAASYHLIRASCPPKVVLVEGSKRLGGWIRSVRGPDGAIFELGPRGIRPAGALGARTLLMVSELGLDSQVLPVRGDHPAAQNRFLYVGGALHALPSGIRGLLRPSPPFSKPLFWAGLRELTTPRGKDPDETVHSFAQRRLGPEVASLAMDSLCRGVFAGNSRELSIRSCFPSLFQAEQTHRSILLGLLLGAGRSPQPDSALIRQARAERWSQWSLRGGLETLPQALNTYLTSRGVSILKGQPVCGLSLQAGGRWKVSLGHSSLEADHIISAVPASVLSKLLPTEAAPLARALSTITAVSVAVVNLQYQGARLPVQGFGHLVPSSEDPGILGIVYDSVAFPEHDGSPPGLRLTVMLGGSWLQMLEAKGCVLSQELFQQKAEKAAATQLGLKEPPSHCLVHLHKNSIPQYTLGHWQKLESATQFLAAQKLPLTLAGASYEGVAVNDCIESGRQAAVQVLGIDPNS
- the PPOX gene encoding protoporphyrinogen oxidase isoform X3; translation: MVLSLNLDLEEFGLQEPWEPGPCSWTCGEQVSELGLDSQVLPVRGDHPAAQNRFLYVGGALHALPSGIRGLLRPSPPFSKPLFWAGLRELTTPRGKDPDETVHSFAQRRLGPEVASLAMDSLCRGVFAGNSRELSIRSCFPSLFQAEQTHRSILLGLLLGAGRSPQPDSALIRQARAERWSQWSLRGGLETLPQALNTYLTSRGVSILKGQPVCGLSLQAGGRWKVSLGHSSLEADHIISAVPASVLSKLLPTEAAPLARALSTITAVSVAVVNLQYQGARLPVQGFGHLVPSSEDPGILGIVYDSVAFPEHDGSPPGLRLTVMLGGSWLQMLEAKGCVLSQELFQQKAEKAAATQLGLKEPPSHCLVHLHKNSIPQYTLGHWQKLESATQFLAAQKLPLTLAGASYEGVAVNDCIESGRQAAVQVLGIDPNS